Proteins encoded together in one Telopea speciosissima isolate NSW1024214 ecotype Mountain lineage chromosome 4, Tspe_v1, whole genome shotgun sequence window:
- the LOC122658529 gene encoding heat shock factor protein HSF24-like, with protein MTQRCVPAPFLTKTYQLVEDPISDDVISWNDTGTTFIVWKPADFAKDLLPKYFKHNNFSSFVRQLNTYGFRKIVPDRWEFANESFKKGEKELLCDIHRRKAVPASLHVGKCNGNGGGGGMSTPAISGEDVGSTSTSSPGSRNHASDETTASDLSDENEKLRKDNKMLSAELAQTKKQCEELMAFLSNYLKVGPEQIDRIMSQGTNGPSRNPSVEICRDGDNISNDKNINDDDDDDDDDDEKLSGEEREEEEVGEEEEVKLFGVCLRMNNNKRGRGPEDLGGAGGGSPMKVARDFEVPWMRISSSPGETSKVCN; from the exons ATGACGCAGCGATGTGTTCCGGCACCGTTCTTGACGAAGACGTATCAGTTGGTGGAAGATCCGATCTCCGACGATGTGATTTCCTGGAACGACACCGGAACTACCTTCATCGTCTGGAAACCTGCAGATTTCGCTAAGGATTTGCTTCCTAAGTACTTCAAGCACAACAACTTCTCCAGCTTCGTTCGCCAACTCAACACCTAT GGTTTCCGGAAGATAGTGCCGGACAGATGGGAATTCGCGAACGAGTCTttcaaaaaaggagagaaagaactACTCTGCGATATCCACCGGCGTAAGGCGGTGCCGGCGTCTCTACACGTCGGAAAATGCAACGgcaatggaggaggaggaggaatgtCAACGCCGGCGATTTCGGGGGAGGATGTGGGGTCCACCTCGACCTCGTCACCTGGATCAAGGAACCACGCGTCAGATGAGACGACGGCTTCGGATCTGTCGGACGAGAATGAGAAGCTGAGGAAGGATAACAAGATGCTGAGTGCAGAGCTGGCGCAGACGAAGAAACAGTGCGAGGAGTTGATGGCTTTCTTGTCCAACTACCTCAAGGTGGGTCCCGAGCAGATAGACCGCATCATGTCGCAAGGGACCAATGGGCCCAGCCGTAATCCGTCGGTCGAGATTTGCCGTGACGGTGACAATATCAGTAACGACAAAAACAtcaacgatgatgatgatgatgatgatgatgatgacgaaaAACTAAgtggagaagaaagggaggaggaggaggtgggggaggaagaagaagtgaagCTGTTCGGGGTTTGTTTGAGGATGAACAACAATAAGAGAGGACGTGGCCCTGAAGACTTGGGTGGGGCCGGGGGTGGGTCACCGATGAAAGTGGCGAGGGATTTCGAGGTGCCATGGATGAGGATATCTTCTTCACCAGGCGAGACCAGCAAGGTCTGCAACTGA